The SAR324 cluster bacterium region ACCTAGGAGTCAGTCCAGATTATTCCCTCAGTACTGTGCTGCCAGCTACCCCTGATGATGACACCCTGCTTCAAGCAGCGATTGAATTTCTGGAGACAGGCAGTGTCAGCCAAGCCACAACCAGCCGTCGTGCCACAAAATCCCCGCTCTTGCTTTCTGTTCCTCCCTACACACACCCCTGGGATGGCGGCAGTCGCGAGGGCTTGCAATAGCTTATTGCTTCTAGACTTTAGGAGACGGTGAAGCCCTCACGAGCCAATCAATTGAATCTACAATTTGAGTAAGTTTTGAAATGTTGACTTTGTGCTTTCATTGAAGCATGGTCCGTTCGACCGCTTTGGAAGGATAGTGATTTTCAAGGAAGTTGGATCCCTTGGCACCTACCGGTGCAGGTTTTTCTATTCTTTTCCCAAATCTCAAGATTTGTGTAGTCCAAAATTCACTTCAAGAGGAACTGATGAAGAAACTACTGAAGATCTTTGCTGCTCTCTCTGTAAGTTCGGCTATTTTGGTTGGACAGGTGCTTGCCCAGTCTGAAACAGTGTTAAAGTACATGGCCTGGTCAGATTCCGAACTGGAATTAGAACAGCCGATGATCGCCGCCTTTGAAGCAGCCAATCCTGGAGTTAAGGTAGAATCTAGCGCCATGCCTCCCAAGGATTATTGGCCTCGACTCTCAGCGTTGGCAGCAGCCAGTGACCTGCCTGATGTATTCTGGATGTCCTCCGGATTTATTCAGTCCTGGCAAGCAGATGGTCAGATCGACAACATTGCCGACAAAGTTTCAGGAATCAAGGAAGCAGAGTGGTATGGTGGAGCTATTTCAGTGGCTCGACTTGCTGGTGGGGTTTACTCCTTTCCGAAGAACTGGGTTGCACCAGTACTTTACTACAACACTAAGATGTTCGATGCGGCTGGTCTTGAATATCCAAACTCCAATTGGAGGTATGATGATTTCCTGAAGGCAGCCAAAGCACTTACGTTGGACACCAACAACGATGGCACTCCAGATCAATATGGTTACTGGGTTTATGGGAGATACGCACACATTGAACCCTGGGTATTTCGCAATGGTGGCCGTCTGCTCAATGCGGATCGAACGAAGTTAGAACCTAATGCAGCTGCCTTGGAAGCTCTTCAATTTGTGACTGATCTGGCAAATGTGCACGAGGTCGCTCCAAAGCCAGAAATGATGGATGGGATTCGACAACAAGATGTTTTCCCAATGGGAATGGCAGCCATGTGGGTAGATGGTTCTTGGAACATTGATGGTGTACGAAAAACTGCTGGACCAGATTTCTCATTCGGAATTTCACAAATCCCGATGGGGCCCTCTGCCAGTAAAGGAAATGCTGTTGGTTACGCCTGGTCTGACATGATGTCTGTTGCACCTACCAGCAAACAGCGTGACTTGTCTTGGAAGTTCATTGAGCACATGACCGGACCAGGTAACAAAGTTGAGAATTTTGGTGGAGGAAAAGTGCCTGCCTATCGTCCAATCGCTGAAAGTGAAGCTTGGTTGGAGAGAGATCAATATCCCAAGAACAAGGAAGTCATTCTGGAGATCGGCCTCGGACAGACCACAACTTCCTTTACGCCAAACTGGAGCAAGTGGCGTGGCTACGCAGCCTCGGCTGGTGGTGGGATGAACGGTGAGTTGGATGAGGTATTGAATGGCCGCAAGAGCCTGCAGGACGCCGTCGATGCCTTTGTCGAATATGGTAACTCTGTACTTGCTGGAAACTGAGCTGACTTTTCACTTTGGCAGGAGTGTCCTCAAGGATCTCCTGCTCTTCCTTTGATACCCTCGAATGAATGCGGTTCAACGTCATCACCTGCGCATTGCCTGGTGGATGATCTTGCCCTGTACAATCGGATTAGTTTGCTTCCGGTTGTTTCCGATTCTCGCTTCCTTCCTGATCAGCTTCACAGACTGGAACATCATTGGTGTTCCTGAATTCGTTGGTCTAAATAACTACATTCAGGCTTTGACCTCGCCATTGGGAGTCAAGGTGCTGCTGAATACTCTCCAGTATGCCTTGGTCTATGTTCCCCTGGCAACGATTCTGGGATTTGCTCTAGCCTTATTGGTAGATACAGGCATCAAGGGTGTGGTCTTTTTCCGGACTCTCTATTTTCTGCCCTTCATTACTGCCACAGTGGCCGTAGCGATCAGTTGGAAATGGATGTTTGCCACCCGTTTCGGCATTCTCAACGCCTTCCTTTCCTGGCTGCATCTCTCTGATCCCATAGCCTGGCTCAGTAATCCAAATGTTGCTCTAATCTCTGTTGCAGTAGTGATGGTCTGGAAGGACACAGGATTCTATATGGTCTTGTTTCTAGCAGGTCTCCAGACAATTGATCGAACCCTGATTGAAGCTGCAAAGTTGGATGGAGCGAACCGCTTTGCCATCGTCCGGGACATCATTTTGCCCCAGTTGGCTCCAATGACGTTCTTCGTTGTGTTGATTGCCATGATCAACTCGGCAAAAACCTTCGAAGCAACTATCTCTCTGACCAATGGAGGCCCTAACAACGCCTCCACGACACTTGGATATGCCATTTACCAGAACGCCTTTGTCCACTTCGACATGGGGCTGGCGTCTGCCCAGAGCTGGGTGTTGTGTTTGATTGTCGGTGGGATTTCCTTGTTGCACTATCGTTTACAACAACGAAAAGTATGAATTCCCGTTCTGTCTCAGTGCTGTTGATCTATCTGGGATTGCTCGCTTATGCGGTTGTCACCCTCTTTCCACTGTTGTGGATGGTAATCACTGCAATGAAGTCAGGAAGAGAATTGTTCCGACTGCCCCCAAGTCTTGTGCCTGACCTTTTGATGGCTGGAACACCTTTCGTGAATTTTGCGGCGGTGTTTGACAAAGCAGGTTTTTTGGGAGCGGTACTGAACTCGATGCTGGTGGCAACTCTGGCAGCATTTGGACAGTTAATCACCTGTTCAATGGCGGGATTTGTCTTTGCAAATCTACGTAACCGAGTTTTCACAGCGATTTATGTACTCTTGCTAAGCACCATGTTCTTTCCGACTGAAGTAACCCTGATACCAGAGTTCTTACTTTTTCGGCAACTCGGATGGCTGGACACCTTACTGCCGTTGATCGTACCCTCCTTTTTCGTCGGAGCCTTCGGCACCCTGATGATGACGGAATTCTTCAAGAGCATCCCTTTTGAAATCGAAGAAGCTGCCATTCTGGACGGAGCAAGCTCTTTTGGCATCTTCAAGGATATCTACGTGCCTTTTGGTGCCCCTGCCCTGGCAAGCCTCTTTCTGGTCGCCTTTATTGCCAACTGGGATGAGGTCTTGCGGCCGGTAATCTTCAACAGTTCTCCAGAGGTGAGAACCCTTCCTCAGTTTCTTTTAGATTTTGTGGGGCAGTATGAATCACAGTGGACGGTCTTGCTGGCTGGATCATTTTTGGCAACCTTACCGTTGATCATGATCTACATTGGTTGCCAGAAATGGGTGGTTGCTGGCTTCGCGAGATCCAGCCTAAAGTAAATCTCAATCAAACAATGGGCTTACAAACTCTACCCAATAGGGTTGGTGATCTGATGCCACGGCCTCACTATCAATCCATGCCCCTACAACTTTCTGAGATAGTTTGGCAGTCACAAAAACATAATCAATGCGCAGCCCAGCTCCTGTGTTGAAGTCTCGAATCAAGGACACACCATCTTCTTCTTTATTCCCGGCCAGAACCCAGGTATCTGCCAAGCCATCAATTGTCAGTAGCCTGGAACTTGGATCATGGGGATGAGGTGTTCCCACAAGCGCCTCATACTCGGGGCTTCCAGGCTTTAAATTAAAGTCACCAAAAAAGAGAGCATCGAACGGCACCTCGTGTTCATCAATCCCCTCCGACCAGTCTTGTCCTGCCGAACCAGAAATCACGGAACCTTCGAAGGGTGCTTCCAGGGAATGCTGCTTCAGTTGTTCGATTTGTTTTAAACGCAGCACGGGAGAGAGGTGATGAAGATGCGTACAATAGGCGCGAAGTGGACCATCGGGTGTGATGATCACAGTTTCCAACAATCCCAGTTGTACAGAGAGGTGATTGGCTCCTCCCATTCTCGGGGTGTAGAGCAAATTTCTGGATTGGACGATTGGCCAGCGAGAAACAATCATATTGCCAAACTGACGCCGCTCATTCCCCCTTGGATGATGTCGTGACAGCGCATCCACTGTTGGCCCATATACCCAGAAATAATCTGAGAAACCATCCCCCAGGACTTGTGGCTGGTCGATAAAACCTGTCCGTGCCGCTGCTTTATCGACTTCTTGAAATCCAATAATATCGGCTTCCTGAACTGCCTCGACGACTCGCTGGGGATCAATCTCGCCATCGCGCCCCTTGCAGTACTGAATATTGTATGAAACAACTCTCATGCTCTGCGCCCTTTCGTAAATTGTTATCA contains the following coding sequences:
- a CDS encoding sugar ABC transporter substrate-binding protein, translating into MKKLLKIFAALSVSSAILVGQVLAQSETVLKYMAWSDSELELEQPMIAAFEAANPGVKVESSAMPPKDYWPRLSALAAASDLPDVFWMSSGFIQSWQADGQIDNIADKVSGIKEAEWYGGAISVARLAGGVYSFPKNWVAPVLYYNTKMFDAAGLEYPNSNWRYDDFLKAAKALTLDTNNDGTPDQYGYWVYGRYAHIEPWVFRNGGRLLNADRTKLEPNAAALEALQFVTDLANVHEVAPKPEMMDGIRQQDVFPMGMAAMWVDGSWNIDGVRKTAGPDFSFGISQIPMGPSASKGNAVGYAWSDMMSVAPTSKQRDLSWKFIEHMTGPGNKVENFGGGKVPAYRPIAESEAWLERDQYPKNKEVILEIGLGQTTTSFTPNWSKWRGYAASAGGGMNGELDEVLNGRKSLQDAVDAFVEYGNSVLAGN
- a CDS encoding carbohydrate ABC transporter permease, with translation MNSRSVSVLLIYLGLLAYAVVTLFPLLWMVITAMKSGRELFRLPPSLVPDLLMAGTPFVNFAAVFDKAGFLGAVLNSMLVATLAAFGQLITCSMAGFVFANLRNRVFTAIYVLLLSTMFFPTEVTLIPEFLLFRQLGWLDTLLPLIVPSFFVGAFGTLMMTEFFKSIPFEIEEAAILDGASSFGIFKDIYVPFGAPALASLFLVAFIANWDEVLRPVIFNSSPEVRTLPQFLLDFVGQYESQWTVLLAGSFLATLPLIMIYIGCQKWVVAGFARSSLK
- a CDS encoding endonuclease/exonuclease/phosphatase family protein, with protein sequence MRVVSYNIQYCKGRDGEIDPQRVVEAVQEADIIGFQEVDKAAARTGFIDQPQVLGDGFSDYFWVYGPTVDALSRHHPRGNERRQFGNMIVSRWPIVQSRNLLYTPRMGGANHLSVQLGLLETVIITPDGPLRAYCTHLHHLSPVLRLKQIEQLKQHSLEAPFEGSVISGSAGQDWSEGIDEHEVPFDALFFGDFNLKPGSPEYEALVGTPHPHDPSSRLLTIDGLADTWVLAGNKEEDGVSLIRDFNTGAGLRIDYVFVTAKLSQKVVGAWIDSEAVASDHQPYWVEFVSPLFD
- a CDS encoding sugar ABC transporter permease translates to MNAVQRHHLRIAWWMILPCTIGLVCFRLFPILASFLISFTDWNIIGVPEFVGLNNYIQALTSPLGVKVLLNTLQYALVYVPLATILGFALALLVDTGIKGVVFFRTLYFLPFITATVAVAISWKWMFATRFGILNAFLSWLHLSDPIAWLSNPNVALISVAVVMVWKDTGFYMVLFLAGLQTIDRTLIEAAKLDGANRFAIVRDIILPQLAPMTFFVVLIAMINSAKTFEATISLTNGGPNNASTTLGYAIYQNAFVHFDMGLASAQSWVLCLIVGGISLLHYRLQQRKV